One genomic segment of Manis javanica isolate MJ-LG chromosome 7, MJ_LKY, whole genome shotgun sequence includes these proteins:
- the TBR1 gene encoding T-box brain protein 1, translating to MQLEHCLSPSIMLSKKFLNVSSSYPHSGGSELVLHDHPIISTTDNLERSSPLKKITRGMTNQSDTDNFPDSKDSPGDVQRSKLSPVLDGVSELRHSFDGSAADRYLLSQTSQPQSAATAPSAMFPYPGQHGPAHPAFSIGSPSRYMAHHPVITNGAYNSLLSNSSPQGYPAAGYPYPQQYGHSYQGAPFYQFSSTQPGLVPGKAQVYLCNRPLWLKFHRHQTEMIITKQGRRMFPFLSFNISGLDPTAHYNIFVDVILADPNHWRFQGGKWVPCGKADTNVQGNRVYMHPDSPNTGAHWMRQEISFGKLKLTNNKGASNNNGQMVVLQSLHKYQPRLHVVEVNEDGTEDTSQPGRVQTFTFPETQFIAVTAYQNTDITQLKIDHNPFAKGFRDNYDTIYTGCDMDRLTPSPNDSPRSQIVPGARYAMAGSFLQDQFVSNYAKARFHPGAGAGPGPGTDRSVPHTNGLLSPQQAEDPGAPSPQRWFVTPANNRLDFAASAYDTATDFAGNAATLLSYAAAGVKALPLQAAGCTGRPLGYYADPSGWGARSPPQYCGAKSGSVLPCWPNSAAAAARMASANPYLGEEAEGLAAERSPLPPGAAEDAKPKDLSDSSWIETPSSIKSIDSSDSGIYEQAKRRRISPADTPVSESSSPLKSEVLAQRDCEKNCAKDLGGYYGFYAHS from the exons ATGCAGCTGGAGCACTGCCTTTCTCCTTCTATCATGCTCTCCAAGAAATTTCTCAATGTGAGCAGCAGCTACCCACATTCAGGCGGATCTGAGCTTGTCTTGCACGATCATCCCATTATCTCGACCACTGACAACCTGGAGAGAAGTTCACCTTTGAAAAAAATTACCAGGGGGATGACGAATCAGTCAGATACAGACAATTTTCCTGACTCCAAGGACTCACCAGGGGACGTCCAGAGAAGTAAACTCTCTCCTGTCTTGGACGGGGTCTCTGAGCTTCGTCACAGTTTCGATGGCTCTGCTGCAGATCGCTACCTCCTCTCTCAGACCAGCCAGCCACAGTCTGCGGCCACTGCTCCCAGTGCCATGTTCCCGTACCCCGGCCAGCACGGACCCGCGCACCCCGCCTTCTCCATCGGCAGCCCCAGCCGCTACATGGCCCACCACCCGGTCATCACCAACGGAGCCTACAACAGCCTCCTGTCCAACTCCTCACCGCAGGGCTACCCCGCGGCCGGCTACCCCTACCCACAGCAGTACGGCCACTCCTACCAAGGAGCCCCGTTCTACCAGTTCTCCTCCACGCAGCCCGGGCTGGTACCCGGCAAAGCGCAGGTGTACCTGTGCAACAGGCCCCTTTGGCTGAAATTTCACCGGCACCAAACGGAGATGATCATCACGAAACAGGGAAG GCgcatgtttccttttttaagttttaaCATTTCTGGTCTCGATCCCACGGCTCATTACAATATTTTTGTGGATGTGATTTTGGCGGATCCCAATCACTGGAGGTTTCAAGGAGGCAAATGGGTTCCTTGCGGCAAAGCGGACACCAATGTGCAAG GAAATCGGGTCTATATGCATCCGGATTCCCCTAACACGGGGGCTCACTGGATGCGCCAAGAAATctcttttggaaaattaaaacTTACAAACAACAAAGGAGCTTCGAACAACAATGGGCAG ATGGTGGTTTTACAGTCCTTGCACAAGTACCAGCCCCGCCTGCACGTGGTGGAAGTGAACGAGGACGGCACGGAGGACACCAGCCAGCCGGGCCGCGTGCAGACATTCACTTTCCCCGAGACGCAGTTCATCGCCGTCACCGCCTACCAGAACACCGAT atTACACAACTGAAAATAGATCACAACCCTTTTGCAAAAGGATTTCGGGATAATTATGACAC GATCTACACTGGCTGCGACATGGACCGCCTGACCCCCTCGCCCAACGACTCCCCGCGCTCGCAGATAGTGCCCGGGGCCCGCTACGCCATGGCCGGCTCTTTTCTGCAGGACCAGTTCGTGAGCAACTACGCCAAGGCCCGCTTCCAcccgggcgcgggcgcgggcccCGGGCCGGGCACGGACCGCAGCGTGCCGCACACCAACGGGCTGCTGTCGCCGCAGCAAGCCGAGGACCCGGGCGCGCCGTCGCCGCAGCGCTGGTTCGTGACACCGGCCAACAACCGGTTGGACTTCGCCGCCTCGGCCTACGACACAGCCACGGACTTCGCGGGCAACGCGGCCACGCTGCTCTCGTACGCGGCGGCGGGCGTGAAGGCGCTGCCCCTGCAGGCGGCCGGCTGCACCGGGCGCCCGCTCGGCTACTACGCCGACCCGTCGGGCTGGGGCGCGCGCAGCCCCCCGCAGTACTGCGGCGCCAAGTCGGGCTCGGTGCTGCCCTGCTGGCCCAACAGCGCCGCGGCCGCCGCGCGCATGGCGAGCGCCAACCCCTACCTGGGCGAGGAGGCCGAGGGCCTGGCCGCCGAGCGCTCGCCGCTGCCGCCCGGCGCCGCCGAGGACGCCAAGCCCAAGGACCTGTCCGACTCCAGCTGGATCGAGACGCCCTCCTCCATCAAGTCCATCGACTCGAGCGACTCGGGGATTTACGAGCAGGCCAAGCGGCGGCGGATCTCGCCCGCCGACACGCCGGTGTCCGAGAGCTCGTCTCCGCTCAAGAGCGAGGTGCTGGCCCAGCGGGACTGCGAGAAGAACTGCGCCAAGGACCTAGGCGGCTACTACGGCTTCTACGCGCACAGCTAG